One Hypomesus transpacificus isolate Combined female chromosome 16, fHypTra1, whole genome shotgun sequence genomic window carries:
- the gpr17 gene encoding uracil nucleotide/cysteinyl leukotriene receptor yields the protein MTVESSTLGVPTSPLLPSNLSSPDCPPTESSVEDLLFGGYYILVFLLALSGNSLALWVFSRQRATSSPANVFLLHLAVADLSYVIVLPLRATYHLAGGHWPFGEVPCRLAGFLFYVNMYASLFFLACVAGDRYLAVVHAVRSLKVRRARTAHIISFSLWALVTVSMAPLLVTRQTVEVAGATVCLQLYREKASRRALVSLAVAFTPPFLATLSCYLMLVHSLRRGSRLEPSLRSRALCTIGLVMLIYVVCFLPYHVSRATFILGYAHPDVSCSARRGLALANRLTSSLTCLNGALDPLVYLLGAEKFRGTLTRLLCRETAAAASGGTSGDLKGTHDSSLSAKSEF from the coding sequence ATGACCGTGGAGTCCAGTACCCTGGGGgtgcccacctcccccctcctgccctccaacCTGTCGTCCCCAGACTGCCCCCCCACTGAGAGCTCTGTGGAGGACCTGCTGTTCGGAGGCTACTACATCCTGGTGTTCCTCCTGGCGCTAAGCGGGAACAGCCTGGCTCTCTGGGTCTTCTCCCGGCAAAGGGCCACTTCCTCTCCGGCCAACGTGTTCCTGCTGCACCTGGCGGTAGCTGACCTGTCCTATGTCATCGTGCTTCCCCTGAGGGCCACGTACCACCTGGCCGGGGGACACTGGCCCTTCGGAGAGGTTCCTTGTCGCCTGGCTGGCTTCCTGTTCTACGTCAACATGTATGCCAGCCTGTTCTTCCTGGCGTGCGTGGCGGGGGACCGCTACCTGGCCGTGGTGCACGCCGTGCGCTCTCTCAAGGTGCGCCGCGCCCGCACCGCCCACATCATCAGCTTCTCCCTCTGGGCGCTGGTGACCGTCTCCATGGCGCCCCTGCTGGTCACCCGGCAGACGGTGGAGGTTGCCGGGGCGACGGTTTGTCTGCAGCTGTACCGTGAGAAGGCGTCGCGCCGCGCCCTGGTGTCCCTGGCCGTGGCATTCACCCCGCCCTTCCTCGCCACGCTGTCCTGCTACCTGATGCTGGTCCACAGCCTCCGCAGGGGGTCCCGTCTGGAGCCGTCCCTGCGGTCCCGCGCCCTGTGCACCATCGGCCTGGTCATGCTCATCTATGTGGTCTGTTTCCTGCCCTACCACGTCAGCAGGGCCACCTTCATCCTGGGCTACGCACACCCTGACGTCTCCTGCAGCGCCCGGCGAGGCCTGGCACTGGCCAACCGCCtgacctcctccctcacctgtctGAACGGGGCGCTGGACCCCCTGGTCTACCTGCTCGGGGCAGAGAAGTTCCGTGGCACGCTGACTCGGCTGCTGTGTAGAGAGACGGCGGCAGCGGCGTCCGGAGGGACCAGCGGAGACCTGAAGGGAACGCATGACAGCTCTCTGAGTGCCAAGTCAGAGTTCTGA